Genomic segment of Clostridiisalibacter paucivorans DSM 22131:
CATTTCGTTTATCCGGTTTAAAGTATGCATTTCTATAGTGGGTTATATATCTACCGAGTCTTTGGCCCATATCAAGAATTCGAAACTCTGCCCATAGGTCCATAAGTCCATTTGTTGAAGGTGTTCCAGTAAGCCCTACTATTCTTTTTACTTTGGGCCTTACTTTTAAAAGACTTTTAAAGCGCTTAGCACTATAAGATTTAAAGGATGATAATTCATCAATAACCACCATATCAAAATCAAAAGGAATGCCACTTTTACTTATAAGCCAGTCTACATTTTCACGATTAATAATATAAACCATGGCCCTTTTCATAAGAGCTTCTTTTCTTTCTTTTTCAGTTCCCACTGCTACTGAGTAGGGTAAGCCTTTTAGATGGTCCCATTTTTTGATTTCTGCAGGCCAAGTATCTCTAGCGACTCTTAGGGGAGCTATAATCAGTACTTTTCTGATTTCAAATCTATCAAGGCATAGATCAAATATTGCAGATAAGCTTATCACGCTTTTTCCAAGACCCATTTCAAGAAAAACCGCAGATATTGGATGGGATAAGATAAAATCCATTGCATAGCTTTGATACTCATGAGGATTGTATTTCATCAAGCACCCCTCCAATCTGATCTACACCATCAATGCAGTAGACCAAAAAACCTAACGCTTCCAGTTGCCTTTTTCGTCTTACCTGCAGAGGCCGCATCTTTTTACCCGGTGCTTTTAATTCAACAAAGGCCATTCTTGCCATGGGAAGAAGTACAATCCTATCTGGCACACCATCAAACCCTGGACTAGTGAATTTAAGGGCCATACCTCCCATAGCTTTTACTGCTTTTACTAGTTTTTGCTCTATATATTTTTCAGTCATTTTTTTTCCTCCCATCTGACACAAGAATCACAAGTTCACAACTATTCCCCTATATTTACTTACGCGCGTGCGCTCACAGGTATTTACTATGTGCTTTTAAGAAAAAGCATTTTGAATATAAGGGAAAATCTTGTGTTGTGTTGTGTTCATCATTTCCCGTATTGGTAGAGTCGTTGCCTGCCATAAATCGGCAAACGCTTAATACTACTGGTACGTTCCCAACCAGGAATCT
This window contains:
- a CDS encoding VRR-NUC domain-containing protein, with the protein product MTEKYIEQKLVKAVKAMGGMALKFTSPGFDGVPDRIVLLPMARMAFVELKAPGKKMRPLQVRRKRQLEALGFLVYCIDGVDQIGGVLDEIQSS